The DNA window ctttacacacTGCCATAGCTAatagccacaccacacacaaaccttcACTAAAGAATCTTAACTTTATTAggttagtatcaaaagtaagtcaagccattgttGATAGGGAAAATACGAGCAGTGATATTATATTGCggcaaacattacagttggaacttaatttggccaaataaaatggctcaacagaatgaaacaaatcaaattgtatttgtcaacaGCCCGCGCCCAATACACAggtattcaccttacagtgaaatgcttacttacaagttcttaatttaaccaacaatgctttaagaaaaaaataagtgttaagtaaaaaatagaaaataaaagtaacaaataattaactaCCGacccaccctcccggatccgggatcctcctcatcagaaacgctgactagcatagcctagcatagcaccacaagtaaataatagcatataaatatcatgaaatcacaagtccaatacagcaaatgaaagataaacatcttgtgaatccagccaacatgtccgatttttaaaatgttttacagcgaaaacacaacatacatttatgttagctcaccaccatatccaaaaaaaacaccgccattttttcacagcaaagatagctttcacaaaacccacaaatagagataaaaataatcactaacctttgaacaactgctcagatgacagtcttataacatcatgttatacaatacatttatgtttgttcgaaatgtCCATGATTTATAGCTAcaaaatcctggttttacattggcgccatgatCATAAATGGCTCCAAAACAGCCGGAATAAATTACAGAGaggcaacgtgaaatacagaaataatcatcataaaacatttatgaaaaatacatgttgtacacataattaaagataaacatcttgtgaatccagccaacatgtccgattttaaaaatgttttacagcgaaaacacacatatatttatgttagctcaccacaatagccaaaacacaacggcattttttcaccgcaaagatagctttcacaaaacccacaaatagatgataaaattaatcactaacctttgaacaacttcatcagatgacagtcttataacatcatgttatacaatacatttatgttttgttcgaaaatgtgcatatttatagctacaaatcctggttttacattgtgaacatggcgccaaaatgctccaaattgtccggagaaattttagagagtCAGTAAATCTAaaagaaaaactcatcataaactttgctgaaaaatacatgttggacatataattaaagatacactggttcttaatgcaaccgctgtgttagtttaaaaaaataactttagtaaaagctcagcatacaataatctgagacagcgctcagccattctccgccatgttggagtcaacatatttcaagcaaaaatacgaaataacatcataaatattctcttacctttgatgaactttcatcagaatgcagtgccaggagtccTTGTTCCACaataatcgttgttttgttttagaatgtccatttcttctgtcgaattagcaactttggctagcatagtggAACTCACGTGTCATGAAGTTTGACGCATGGaacaaaaaattcaaaaagtgataataaaagtcgaataaactggtcaaactcagttgagaatccatctttaggtgTTTTTCTCGTATGAatcaataacgtcccagacggagcatttcttcgtgtctacctaggcattgcagacaacgatatggtgcacccaggtgcgcagcaaaatactgccaatatggctgacctgtcactccaaaagctctcattcggtccacatcaggctagacacctcattcgatgttctactgcctgttgacatctagtggaaggcgtatgaagtgctaTACATATCcatggggcaccggttagtcgatgtaatatgaggtaatatgtacatgtaggtagagttaaagtgactatgcatagacaataaacagagagtaacagcagcgtaaaagaggggtctgggtagccgtttgattagcttgttcaggggtcttatggcttgggggtaaaagctgtttagaagcttttgctgacctagacttggccctcgGGACctatgccgtgcggtagcagagagaacagagaacttgcaaactggtttaaaccttcacaaaagttttgTATGAGCCTATATTGCAGCAATATCCAAGAAAGGCTAGTACCTACCATATcaacaaatgacagcaatagACTAATGATATtgttttacaacaggcctacttaTAATCATTAAACTAAATATGGAGCACACAATTAAAAAGACAGAACAAGCTTCATTTTAGCCAACAAAATGTCTCAACAGAATGAAGCAAAACACTCTTTgcattttaaaaaaatgatttggattaataataggcctacaataacactgatatacaataataatgataaacaaattattataaatacaaaaaaatgtatacattcttctcatctttgtccactaacaaaacaaatacttttCCATATGGAGGAAATGTTGTTGCAGGgctccagatgaaaatgttcccCTGGTGGCACTCACGTATCTCAAAGCCATTTCAATATATTTGtaaatagttgctattgagctcaTAATTCACAtttgagaaataaaaaaatatacctaACAGAAAGATGAGAACGTCCTCTCTCCGTCTGTGACAACAGGATAGCTGTGTTTTTCCTAGTAATTgaattttaaaatgttatacaaTCACAACACTTTTCTTTCTCCCGGAGCGTGTTTTTTCACCGCGGAAAGGAGAGAGTACTGTAGCTCACTTGACACAGCAGCAGGCCGCAGCAAAAACAGGTACAGGATGATAAATGTACTTTTCTGTTTgaaccaaatcatggttttagcctcCTAAAAAATAAGACGTTTTAATGAGGTGAATGAATGTGCACCGATGTGTGAATGTGCACCGATGTGTGAATGTGCAACGATGCAACAAATACATTATTGTTATTCCACAGCCAGGTGTCAAAGGGTCACAAAATGTGACTAAATGATCGCAGTCTGGAGCCCTGCTTTGTAGGCTCTTTCACTATAGGCAAAGTATCCAAATTGAATTTACTTAAATGAAAAAGGCATCCTCTTCgcaatcaacagtagcctaggccaagGCTCCTCTATCGCTTTCGCTTTCTCTCCTCATCAGCAGGGCAGCCCCGGTGTCCGGCTATAATTTTATTTatccactttttatttattttatcagccAAAAGCCAGCAATTACCTGTTACTGTGCCCTAGTGACTTTCCATagccccactcacacacacatggggcgtgctctgtccattgtgctgacagcGAAGCACAATGAGAGGGGCAGAAGTTTCAACTTTTGCCCCGTCGTGGAGCTGGGTACTACCCAGCACGGAAATAAAAGTAGCTAGTTTTGAAGAGAAATTCCCCCCCGAACTGGGTAGCGTGTTGAGAGACAGAGCTGAGTCTCTGAGGTGGTTAGGGTGGAGTGTGGAGGGCCACTCAGGGACTTCTTAGAGCagagctctctgtgtgtggagggcTGCCGCCTGTAGTAGAAATCCAGGGGCCCATGGAGAGGAGGTGTCTGTGAGTGGCCCTGGACTGGGCCCATACATCCNNNNNNNNNNNNNNNNNNNNNNNNNNNNNNNNNNNNNNNNNNNNNNNNNNNNNNNNNNNNNNNNNNNNNNNNNNNNNNNNNNNNNNNNNNNNNNNNNNNNNNNNNNNNNNNNNNNNNNNNNNNNNNNNNNNNNNNNNNNNNNNNNNNNNNNNNNNNNNNNNNNNNNNNNNNNNNNNNNNNNNNNNNNNNNNNNNNNNNNNNNNNNNNNNNNNNNNNNNNNNNNNNNNNNNNNNNNNNNNNNNNNNNNNNNNNNNNNNNNNNNNNNNNNNNNNNNNNNNNNNNNNNNNNNNNNNNNNNNNNNNNNNNNNNNNNNNNNNNNNNNNNNNNNNNNNNNNNNNNNNNNNNNNNNNNNNNNNNNNNNNNNNNNNNNNNNNNNNNNNNNNNNNNNNNNNNNNNNNNNNNNNNNNNNNNNNNNNNNNNNNNNNNNNNNNNNNNNNNNNNNNNNNNNNNNNNNNNNNNNNNNNNNNNNNNNNNNNNNNNNNNNNNNNNNNNNNNNNNNNNNNNNNNNNNNNNNNNNNNNNNNNNNNNNNNNNNNNNNNNNNNNNNNNNNNNNNNNNNNNNNNNNNNNNNNNNNNNNNNNNNNNNNNNNNNNNNNNNNNNNNNNNNNNNNNNNNNNNNNNNNNNNNNNNNNNNNNNNNNNNNNNNNNNNNNNNNNNNNNNNNNNNNNNNNNNNNNNNNNNNNNNNNNNNNNNNNNNNNNNNNNNNNNNNNNNNNNNNNNNNNNNNNNNNNNNNNNNNNNNNNNNNNNNNNNNNNNNNNNNNNNNNNNNNNNNNNNNNNNNNNNNNNNNNNNNNNNNNNNNNNNNNNNNNNNNNNNNNNNNNNNNNNNNNNNNNNNNNNNNNNNNNNNNNNNNNNNNNNNNNNNNNNNNNNNNNNNNNNNNNNNNNNNNNNNNNNNNNNNNNNNNNNNNNNNNNNNNNNNNNNNNNNNNNNNNNNNNNNNNNNNNNNNNNNNNNNNNNNNNNNNNNNNNNNNNNNNNNNNNNNNNNNNNNNNNNNNNNNNNNNNNNNNNNNNNNNNNNNNNNNNNNNNNNNNNNNNNNNNNNNNNNNNNNNNNNNNNNNNNNNNNNNNNNNNNNNNNNNNNNNNNNNNNNNNNNNNNNNNNNNNNNNNNNNNNNNNNNNNNNNNNNNNNNNNNNNNNNNNNNNNNNNNNNNNNNNNNNNNNNNNNNNNNNNNNNNNNNNNNNNNNNNNNNNNNNNNNNNNNNNNNNNNNNNNNNNNNNNNNNNNNNNNNNNNNNNNNNNNNNNNNNNNNNNNNNNNNNNNNNNNNNNNNNNNNNNNNNNNNNNNNNNNNNNNNNNNNNNNNNNNNNNNNNNNNNNNNNNNNNNNNNNNNNNNNNNNNNNNNNNNNNNNNNNNNNNNNNNNNNNNNNNNNNNNNNNNNNNNNNNNNNNNNNNNNNNNNNNNNNNNNNNNNNNNNNNNNNNNNNNNNNNNNNNNNNNNNNNNNNNNNNNNNNNNNNNNNNNNNNNNNNNNNNNNNNNNNNNNNNNNNNNNNNNNNNNNNNNNNNNNNNNNNNNNNNNNNNNNNNNNNNNNNNNNNNNNNNNNNNNNNNNNNNNNNNNNNNNNNNNNNNNNNNNNNNNNNNNNNNNNNNNNNNNNNNNNNNNNNNNNNNNNNNNNNNNNNNNNNNNNNNNNNNNNNNNNNNNNNNNNNNNNNNNNNNNNNNacaaattttatttgtcacacgcgcccaAACACAGGtgatttcaccttacagtgaaatgctttacttacaaGTTCTtaatttaaccaacaatgctaagaaaaaaataagttgttaagtaaaaatagaaaataaaagtaacaaataattaactaCCGACCCACCTCccgatccgggatcctcctcatcagaaacgctgactagcatagcctagcatagcaccacaagtaaataatagcatataaatatcatgaaatcacagtccaatacagcaaatgaaagataaacatcttgtgaatccagccaacatgtccgatttttaaaatgttttacagcgaaaacacaacatacatttatgttagctcaccaccatatccaaaaaaacaccgccattttttcacagcaagaatagcttcacaaaacccacaaatagagataaaaataatcactaacctttgaacaactgcatcagatgacagtcttataacatcatgttatacaatacatttatgtttgttcgaaaatgtccatatttatagctacaaatcctggtttacattggcgccatgatACATAAATGGCTCCAAAACAGCCGGAATAAATTACAGAGaggcaacgtgaaatacagaaataatcatcataaaacatttatgaaaaatacatgttgtacacataataaagataaacatcttgtgaatccagccaacatgtccgatttaaaaatgtttttacagcgaaaacacaacatatattatgttagctcaccaccatagcCCAAAAACACAACGGCATTTTTTCACcgccaaagatagctttcacaaaaaccacaATAGAataatagagataaaattaatcactaacctttgaacaacttcatcagatgacagtcttataacatcatgttatacaatacatttatgttttgttcgaaaatgtgcatatttatagctacaaatcctggttttacattgtgaacatggcgccaaaatgctccaaattgtccggagaaattttagagagtcacgtaatctaaaagaaaaactcatcataaactttgctgaaaaatacatgttggacatataattaaagatacactggttcttaatgcaaccgctgtgttagatttaaaaaaataactttagtaaaaagctcagcatacaataatctgagacagcgctcagccattctccgccatgttggagtcaacatattcaacaaaaatacgaaataacatcataaatattctcttacctttgatgaactttcatcagaatgcagtgccaggagtccttgttccacaataaatcgttgttttgttttagaatgtccatttcttctgtcgaattagcaactttggctagcatagtggaactcacgtgtccatgaaagtTTGACGCATGGaacaaaaaattcaaaaagtgataataaaagtcgaataaactggtcaaactcagttgagaatccatctttaggatgtttttctcgtatgaatccaataacgtcccagacggagcatttcttcgtgtctacctaaggcattgcagacaacgatatggtgcacccaggtgcgcagcaaaatactgccaatatggctgacctgtcactccaaaagctctcattcggtcccacatcaggctagacacctcattcgatgttctactgcctgttgacatctagtggaaggcgtatgaagtgcatacatatccatgggggcaccggttagtcgatgtaattgaggtaatatgtacatgtaggtagagttaaagtgactatgcatagacaataaacagagagtaacagcagcgtaaaagaggggtctgggtagccgtttgattagctgttcaggggtcttatggcttgggggtaaaagctgtttagaagctttctggacctagacttggccctctgggaccacttgccgtgcggtagcagagagaacagagaacttgcaaactggtttaaaccttcacaaaagttttgTATAGGCTATATTGCAGCAATATCCAAGAAAGGCTAGTACCTACCATATccaacaaatgacagcaatagACTAATGATATTtgttttacaacaggcctacttaTAATCTTAAACTAAATATGGAGCACACAATTAAAAAGACAGAACAAGCTTCATTTAGCCAACAAAACTGTCTCAACAGAATGAAGCAAAACACTCTTTgcattttaaaaaaatgatttggattaataaataggcctacaataacactgatatacaataataatgataaaacaaattattataaatacaaaaaaatgtatacattcttCTCAMCTTTGTCcactaacaaaacaaatacttttCCATATGGAGGAAATGTTGTTGCAGGgctccagatgaaaatgttcccCTGGTGGCACTCACGTATCTCAAAGCCATTTCAAATATatttgtaaaatagttgctattgagctcaTAATTCACAtttgagaaataaaaaaatatacctaCAGAAAGATGAGAACGTCCTCTCTCCGTCTGTGACAACAGGATAGCTGTGTTTTCCTAGTAATTgaattttaaaatgttatacaaTCACAACACTTTTCTTTCTCCCGGAGCGTGTTTTTCACCCGGGAAAGGAGAGAGTACTGTAGCTCACTTGACACAGCAGCAGGCCGCAGCAAAACAGGTACAGGATGATAAtgtactttactgtttgaccaaatcatggttttagcctcCTAAAAAATAAGACGTTTTAATGAGGTGAATGAATGTGCACCGATGTGTGAATGTGCACCGATGTGTGAATGTGCAACGATGCAACAAATACATTATTGTTATTCCCACAGCCAGGTGTCAAAGGGTCACAAAATGTGACTAAATGATCGCAGTCTGGAGCCCTGCTTTGTAGGCTTTTCACTATAGGCAAAGTATCCAAATTGAATTTACTTAAATGAAAAAGGCATCCATCTTCgcaatcaacagtagcctaggccaagGCTCCTCTATCGCTTTCGCtttctctcctcagcagcagggCAGCCCCGGTGTCCGGCTATAATTTTATTTatccactttttatttattttatcagccAAAAGCCAGCAATTACCTGTTAACTGTGCCCTAGTGACTTTCCAtagccccactacacacacatcggggcgtgctctgtccattgtgctgacagcGAAGCACAATGAGAGGGGCAGAAGTTTCAACTTTTGCCCCGTCGTGGAGCTGGGTACTACCCAGACACCGGGAAATAAAAGTAGCTAGTTTGAAGAGAACATTCCCCCCCGACTGGGTACAGTGTTGAGAGACAGAGCTGAGTCTCTGAGGTGTTAGGGTGGAGTGTGGAGGGCCACTCAGGACTTCTTAGAGCAGAGCTCTGTGTGTGGAGGGCTGCGCTGTGAAAGACAGGGGCcccatggagggctgtgaggGGCCACTGGGGGCCCACTGCTTTCTCCATCTCAGCTTTGGGGTCACTGAGAGATGGCAGGGGTACCAGCTAGAGGACAGACGCCTTAggagacacactcactcacatacaccaccaccacagggCTCCGCGTCATTCGGCCCTGTCACTCTATCCCCCATCCACGCgtcagcagtcacacacacactctcacacagcagactgtacacccacacagactgtcacacacacacacacacacacacacacacacacacacacacacacacacacacacacacacacacaccacacacacacacacacacacacacacacacacacacacacactggtgtctCCGTAGAGAGCTGTTTTCTAAGACCACCCCAGGGTATCTATCTCTGGCCTTACAGAGACGAACTATCTCAAGCTCCTTTAGTTTCTCTAAGCTAGAGTGAGGGAGTTTTTGTAAGAGTCTTTGAAAGATACCTTTGGGGGATGAGGAGGGTTTGTAACGCAGGCTGCAGATACAAGAGACTACTGATAAGGTTACACCTACAcctagatatacactgagtgtacaaaacattaacaacccctttcttaatattgagttgcacagggatgatggcccatgttgactccaatgcttcccacagttgtgtcaagttggctggatgtcctttgggtggtggaccattcttgatacacacgggaaactgatgagcgtgaaaacccagcagcgttgcagttcttgacacactcaaaccctgtgtgcctggcacctactaccacaccccgttcaaaggcacttacatctgtTGTCTTTCCCAtttactctctgaatggcacaaatacacagtccatgtctgaattgtctcaaggcttaaaaatccttctttaacctgtctcctccccttcatctacactgattgaagtggatttaacaagtgacattaataagggatcatagccttcacctggattcacctgatcagtcggTCATGGAAAGAGRGagcgttcttaatgttttgtgcgctcagtgtactgtatatacctgTTCAAGGTGTTGTAATGATCACTATACAGCTGGCGAGGATGTAAAGCATGTTCATACGCGACTCTGCATCTGTAGTGGTGTAGGAAAACTACACTGCATAATCAATAATCATCTGTGGTGATGTAGGAAAACTACACTGCATAATCAATAATCATCTGTGGTTGATTCTTGTAGGAAATACTACAATCTGCCATCACAATTCGCATTATCACTTCTGTGGATGTAGGGCGGGACAAACCATAACCACTGCCATAATCAATAGATCATCTTATACGCGGTTAACTAAGAGTTTTGTTACCTGAGGAAAAACTTACACTGCATAATAGCAATACATATCTTTTTATTTGTGTGGGTCTGTTGGGGGGGTGTCAGGGGGTTTTCTTCTTTTGTAGGAAACTACACTGGCAAATCAATAATCTCTGTGTGTTGTAAGAGAAAACTTACAACTGCATAACAAAATCATCTGTGAGTGGGACGCGTCTATTGCGCGTTATTGTAATGAAAATTGTTAAACTGTTTATCTTGTGATCTGTGCAGAGTGAGTGTTATACTGCGATCTAGGAAAACACCAACTGCCACATAAAACGATccaaaaatgaaataatctcctcTGTAGGCGTGATACTTTGTGTGGGTTATCCTAGGGGCGAGGCTTGTAGTTATGACCGAACTCTATAGCTTCTGTGACTAATCAGTGAACAGCTCCTGCGTGTTGGTTCCGCTTGTGCTCTCATAGGGGGAAAAACTTTTTCACTGCCCCATAAATCAATTCCTCTGTGGTGGTTATTGTTGATTCATTCAGTCATTTATTTCGTGTAAGTTTTTATTGGTATATGGGTGAGTAGGTTGTTTTGGTTTGTAGGAACTACACTGCATAATCAATAATCATCTGTGGTGATGTAGGAAAAACTACACTGCATAATCAATAATCATCTTGGTGGTATGAGAAAAACTACACTGCATAATCATAATCATCTGTGGGTGGTTAGGGAAACCACACTGCATAATCAATAATCATCTGTGTGGTGTAGGAAAACTACACTGCCAAATCAATAATATCTGTGGTGAATGTGTGTAGGAAACTACATGACTAATCAATAAATCATTCTGTGGTGGTGTAGGAAAACTACACTGCATAATCAATAAGTGTGTCACAGCTTTTAGGCTTTCTGACCGTATCTCTTTATTTAATTTCCTAAAGTAAGAAGTGGACGAAAATGTCAGTCTATTTATATCACTGATGTAATTCTTAGTttgtttgatatttgatattttgACGTCTGTATGTAGGATTTGGCTGAAGCAAACCCACAGAGTTGTAGATGGCTGTGTTGGGATCCTATTTAGAATTCACCACAGCACAATACCACATGATGCATATTAGGCAATATAATACTTAATCTAAATCAATTTGTTTTAATTACGTTATGATTACTGTGACACCTTGAGggacaaatgtattaaaatgtgtcgTCTTTTTGATTGAATTAAAACGTGTCATTAAAAAGGATAATGAGTCTTTGAAACTAAACATTAGGATTTGATTACTGTTCTCCTGTTGAGAGGTAGTGTTTAGATAAGTACAATACTGCTTATTATCGCTGAAATAATTTGCTCAAATTAGTGTCCTCTTTCCCCAACTCTCCATAGTCTGTTTGCTAATAAAGAgcttctgttcttccaacttatTAATTAGACTAGATACAGGAGGGGGTGgacgggagggaggagagagagaagggagatgggGTGACAGAGTGAGTtttgaggagagaagaaggggttGTTTTTCTTCTCTATACTTGGTGCTGCTGTGTTTTGAATGTATTAGACATCAGACACCAATATAAAGCCTTTCTTGGTTTAGAAGACAGGGTTGGGAGTGACACTATACCATCTATTCCATGCAAATACTACTTATTTTTATACAACACTATTGAGTGAGATGATCTGCTCAAGGACAAAGAGTATGCGGAGGTCAAAGTGCATACAGAGGTCAGAGTCACATCAGCCACATGTCTAGACTGAAGGGCAAGTGTTGTGCTGTTGTTGAGCTGATTCAAAACCATTTTCCTCAGCAGGTAATTTGATTCTGGGAGCTTGGTGATAGGTGGTCTAGGGTCGCTacagctgtcacacacacacacacaccctgtttgTGCGTGTAAGTGTAATAGAGGGTAGAGCCAGAGGGTTGGGGCTAAACATCTCCATTAGATTTCAATTCTAACAACACAGAGGCAGGTGACCTGTGACCTCATGAAGCACTTACAGAGCTTTCACCTTTGTCATATGACCTGGGAGTCACAGAGCTGGGGTACAGGTGGTTAGAGACAGTTATTTTTGGTTTAGTAACGCTCCTGTTCCTTTCCCTTTTACTTTCTAATGTTGGACAGCTTTTCACACACTACATATATATACATCTATCGGTTTGACTATTTTAGCAGCTCACTAACAGTACCTTTTTTCCTGtcctcctcttgtctctcctctcctctcctctcctctcctctcctctcctctcctctcctctcctctcgtctctcctctcctctcctctcctctcctctcctctcctctcctctccagtgggATGCTATAACAGAGATGGATGAACACAACCGTCCCATCCATACCTTCCAGGTGTGTCACGTGATGGAACCCAACCAGAACAACTGGCTACGCTCCAACTGGATCTTCCGCCAGGCCGCACAGAAGGTGGGTTGGGGTTTTGATAGATGGCTCAGTAGGTTGGAGAATGGTGCTGGTAACACCTggtttgtgggttcaattcccacaaggGACACTAACCAATTGTATTTCCTGTAAGTGGTCTTGAATAATACATCAGCTACTGTACTTGACTGTTTATTATTTATCCAAGGTGTATGTGGAGCTGCGGTTCACTCTGAGAGACTGTAACTCCATCCCCTGGGTGTCTGGGACCTGCAAGGAGACATTCAACCTTTTCTACTATGAGACAGACGAGTCCCACGGGGTCAAGTTCAAACCCTCCCAGTACACCAAGATCGACACCATCGCTGCAGACGAGAGCTTCACTCAGATGGACCTGGGGGACCGCATCCTGAAGCTCAACACAGAGGTCCACTTCATTTCATTCAATTTCAATAATATGTGATTTATTTCTAGTCTGTTTCTGCTCCCTTTGCCAACTCCtattgtttggcatgacaatttcCTACAAGGGGAAATTGTGCAGGCACTGCATACTAGGGTTTAATTCAATTAACTCTCCTAATCCCCAATGGGCAATCATTGTTCATGTGAATGTTTTCTATAGGTGCGGGAAGTGGGTCCTATCTCCAGGAAGGGTTTGTACCTGGCGTTCCAGGACATTGGGGCGTGCATCGCCCTGGTCTCAGTCAGGGTGTACTATAAGAAGTGTCCCTTCACCCTGAGGAACCTGGCCTCCTTCCCTGACACCGTGCCCCGGGTCGACTCCTCCTCCCTGGTGGAGGTCAGGGGGGCGTGTGTGGAGCATGCCGAGGAGAGGGACACGCCCAAACTGTACTGCGGCGCTGATGGTGATTGGCTGGTGCCTCTGGGGA is part of the Salvelinus sp. IW2-2015 linkage group LG36, ASM291031v2, whole genome shotgun sequence genome and encodes:
- the LOC111959277 gene encoding ephrin type-A receptor 6-like, with the translated sequence MTLGEKLCLVFLFLRIVFTPSSHGNQVVLLDTTSVLGELGWKTYPMNGWDAITEMDEHNRPIHTFQVCHVMEPNQNNWLRSNWIFRQAAQKVYVELRFTLRDCNSIPWVSGTCKETFNLFYYETDESHGVKFKPSQYTKIDTIAADESFTQMDLGDRILKLNTEVREVGPISRKGLYLAFQDIGACIALVSVRVYYKKCPFTLRNLASFPDTVPRVDSSSLVEVRGACVEHAEERDTPKLYCGADGDWLVPLGKCVCSVGYEEMDGACLGE